A window from Sinanaerobacter sp. ZZT-01 encodes these proteins:
- a CDS encoding DUF4179 domain-containing protein, translating into MNDIKSYIDKQLSDIEISAKLEETILKKTEKGKEEKIGGFVFSSKKLLLTAAVVCLLLTGTITAFATASPILYDWIYSVNPKWAALLYPVNLTAEDQGIKVEVLYAVNDAYNTMVYFTVQDITGENRIDESLDLCDAYYVEGPSAFNVRLLSFDEETNTAFCVMRGFGTVKLSNKLSFFQLTKMMNNKKTYDWYDTGISLQELAAGEAEILSSSEFADIGGSAWTEDELPILKPDEMEIPLGDDIDFVTISNMGFVDGKLHIQTKWEKSYDNHGQLLLLDKTERAMDEEKALSCDNYYFRTEEDAKNCGNDMFAHHIEFIYDIKDWKELEKYRLWASFVEDGLLIEGKWDVNFRFDDAEKMEMKNTGNLAQKIEITPIGAYIEGYTGEYESIRFSVKKEDGSKVGFSSFSTDDAYNGENGLCDVSMMFVSPIELDEIQSVMLDGEELYKK; encoded by the coding sequence ATGAATGATATAAAGTCTTATATTGATAAACAGCTTTCTGACATTGAGATAAGTGCAAAGCTGGAAGAAACGATTTTAAAGAAAACAGAAAAGGGAAAAGAGGAAAAAATAGGGGGCTTTGTTTTTTCCTCTAAAAAATTACTTTTAACTGCCGCCGTGGTCTGCCTGCTCCTTACGGGAACTATAACAGCATTTGCAACGGCATCTCCCATTTTGTATGATTGGATTTACTCGGTAAATCCTAAATGGGCAGCGCTGCTTTATCCTGTGAATTTGACGGCAGAGGATCAGGGAATAAAAGTAGAGGTGCTGTATGCGGTAAATGATGCCTACAATACAATGGTCTATTTTACAGTGCAGGATATAACAGGAGAAAACCGGATTGATGAAAGTTTGGACCTCTGCGATGCTTATTACGTAGAAGGACCGAGTGCATTTAATGTAAGGCTGCTTTCCTTTGATGAGGAAACAAACACGGCTTTTTGTGTTATGCGGGGATTCGGAACTGTTAAATTGTCAAATAAATTGTCGTTCTTTCAGCTGACAAAGATGATGAACAATAAAAAAACGTATGATTGGTATGATACGGGAATTTCTTTGCAGGAGCTTGCGGCAGGGGAAGCCGAAATCCTGTCATCTTCAGAATTCGCGGATATAGGTGGGTCCGCATGGACTGAGGATGAACTGCCCATCTTGAAACCCGATGAAATGGAGATACCTTTAGGTGACGACATTGACTTTGTTACAATCAGTAATATGGGATTCGTAGATGGCAAGCTGCATATTCAGACAAAGTGGGAAAAGAGCTATGACAATCATGGGCAGCTTTTACTTCTTGATAAGACAGAGCGCGCGATGGACGAAGAAAAAGCCCTTTCCTGCGATAACTATTATTTTAGAACGGAAGAGGATGCAAAAAATTGTGGAAATGATATGTTCGCACACCATATTGAGTTTATTTATGATATAAAAGATTGGAAAGAGTTAGAAAAATACCGTCTATGGGCAAGTTTTGTGGAAGATGGCCTCCTAATAGAGGGTAAATGGGATGTTAATTTCCGTTTCGATGACGCAGAAAAAATGGAAATGAAGAATACAGGTAATCTTGCACAAAAAATAGAAATCACGCCGATTGGGGCCTATATTGAAGGATATACAGGGGAATACGAAAGCATCCGTTTTTCTGTGAAAAAGGAAGATGGAAGCAAGGTGGGATTTTCCAGTTTTTCGACTGATGATGCTTACAATGGGGAGAACGGCTTATGTGATGTAAGCATGATGTTTGTCAGCCCAATTGAGCTGGATGAAATTCAAAGCGTAATGCTGGACGGAGAAGAGCTTTATAAGAAATAG
- a CDS encoding RNA polymerase sigma factor yields the protein MEQYSVPKKEDEPDMERLIRQYGDSLLRMCCLYLHDLQLAEDAVQDTYIKVYRKWDTFKGKSSEKTWITSIAINVCKSRLRSSWYNMMLFRGEQEKEPFYEDKIKDDTILNEIAGLKPKYREVILLFYYQELKIKEIAAALRITESSATVRLSRAREQLRASLKGWYFDE from the coding sequence ATGGAGCAATATTCGGTACCGAAAAAAGAAGATGAACCTGATATGGAGCGGCTGATCAGGCAATATGGTGACAGTCTTCTCCGCATGTGCTGTCTTTATCTGCACGATTTACAATTAGCGGAGGACGCAGTGCAGGATACTTATATAAAAGTTTATAGAAAGTGGGATACGTTCAAAGGGAAATCTTCTGAAAAAACGTGGATTACAAGCATAGCTATCAATGTATGTAAATCCCGTTTAAGAAGCTCATGGTATAACATGATGCTGTTTCGCGGCGAGCAAGAAAAAGAACCTTTCTATGAAGATAAAATTAAAGATGATACCATATTAAATGAAATTGCAGGATTAAAGCCGAAATACAGAGAGGTCATTTTATTATTTTATTACCAGGAGTTAAAAATAAAGGAAATCGCAGCTGCATTAAGGATTACAGAGTCGAGTGCAACTGTTCGGTTGAGCAGAGCCAGAGAGCAGCTTCGAGCATCCTTGAAAGGGTGGTATTTTGATGAATGA
- a CDS encoding helix-turn-helix transcriptional regulator, translated as MKSELILKNKLKVARAEKNLSQGELAEMVGVSRNTISSIETGQFNPTAKLALILCIALDKKFEDLFYFE; from the coding sequence ATGAAAAGTGAACTCATACTGAAAAACAAACTTAAGGTTGCACGGGCGGAGAAAAATTTATCCCAGGGTGAACTTGCGGAGATGGTCGGAGTCTCAAGAAATACGATTAGTTCTATTGAAACAGGCCAGTTTAATCCAACCGCAAAACTGGCATTGATTCTTTGCATTGCACTTGATAAAAAATTTGAAGACTTATTTTATTTTGAATAA
- a CDS encoding DUF6442 family protein, which translates to MDKNEILKKSREQKEDEGTIFVQNNGRRFGVIGFCSIFVIIMVFNLFTGVENFVPFTMFWAYAAAESYGKYRTTKRGVEGITAVLASLASLGFLICHIVDTLGVGV; encoded by the coding sequence ATGGATAAAAATGAAATTTTGAAAAAGAGTCGAGAGCAAAAGGAAGATGAAGGCACTATTTTTGTGCAAAATAACGGACGTCGTTTCGGAGTGATTGGATTTTGCTCCATCTTTGTGATTATCATGGTTTTTAATTTATTTACCGGAGTAGAAAATTTTGTACCGTTTACGATGTTCTGGGCATATGCCGCAGCGGAATCATATGGAAAATACCGTACCACAAAGAGAGGTGTAGAAGGGATAACTGCTGTTTTAGCTTCCCTTGCTTCTCTCGGCTTTCTGATCTGCCACATAGTTGACACGTTAGGAGTCGGAGTATGA
- a CDS encoding RrF2 family transcriptional regulator: MRISTRGRYALRMMLDLALNAQNQYVSIKSISQRQEISGKYLEQIITVLSRAGFVKSIRGPQGGYKLARPADEYTVGMILRLIEGELTPVACMEDQPNQCPRCKDCVTLDVWKQVEEAINGVVDHIRLSDLVTKQREKQNLI; the protein is encoded by the coding sequence ATGAGAATTTCTACGAGGGGGCGTTATGCACTTCGAATGATGCTGGACTTGGCTTTAAATGCACAAAATCAGTATGTAAGCATCAAAAGCATTTCACAAAGACAAGAAATATCAGGAAAATATTTGGAACAGATCATTACGGTTTTAAGCCGTGCAGGTTTTGTGAAAAGCATTCGCGGTCCACAAGGAGGCTATAAGCTTGCACGTCCTGCTGATGAATATACAGTGGGGATGATTTTAAGATTGATTGAAGGAGAGCTTACACCGGTGGCTTGTATGGAGGATCAGCCAAACCAGTGTCCGAGGTGTAAGGATTGTGTGACGCTGGACGTGTGGAAGCAGGTAGAAGAGGCGATAAACGGTGTTGTAGATCATATCAGACTTTCAGATCTAGTAACAAAACAAAGAGAAAAGCAGAATTTGATATAG
- a CDS encoding DMT family transporter yields the protein MNIIKRQNETRDILLELVAVAFLATGGIFVKFSALSPINTGFYRVLFSFPFLFLLAYKHLKQLTKKDVLILLIAGVFLAGDVALWNLSFSYTSVANANLLTNLTPFTVIPVSYFLFKEKIPKFFLVGAAITLFGVFVLISGKANPSTSNYFGDFLAFCASFFYASFLLIAYRLRDRLESSVIMFVSSFGSVTALFIFSLFVEGVQVPHGVEQLWPLLALTFCLQIVGHNLLAHCQGKINVNLSSILCLAQPAIASLYSFVIFSERLSIKEIIGIIIVIAGVYLVKAQYDEKEYNYKASIKNEDQIDEVSERTL from the coding sequence ATGAATATAATAAAAAGACAAAATGAAACACGTGACATTCTTCTTGAACTTGTAGCAGTAGCGTTTCTTGCAACAGGAGGTATCTTTGTCAAATTCAGCGCTTTATCACCAATCAATACAGGGTTTTATCGGGTATTGTTTTCCTTCCCATTTTTATTTTTACTTGCGTATAAACATTTGAAACAATTAACCAAAAAGGACGTTCTCATTTTATTGATTGCGGGTGTTTTTTTAGCCGGCGATGTAGCCCTTTGGAATCTGTCGTTTAGCTATACTTCGGTGGCAAATGCAAATCTGTTAACCAATTTAACACCGTTTACAGTGATTCCTGTTTCCTATTTTCTTTTTAAAGAGAAAATACCGAAATTTTTTCTTGTTGGTGCAGCAATCACACTTTTTGGAGTTTTTGTCTTGATTAGTGGCAAAGCAAACCCTAGCACATCAAACTATTTTGGTGATTTCTTAGCCTTTTGTGCATCTTTTTTTTATGCGAGTTTTTTATTAATTGCATATAGACTGCGAGACCGTCTTGAAAGCAGTGTTATTATGTTCGTGAGCAGCTTCGGAAGTGTTACCGCATTATTTATTTTTTCTCTTTTCGTTGAGGGAGTTCAGGTTCCGCATGGAGTAGAGCAGCTTTGGCCTTTGCTCGCATTGACATTTTGCTTACAAATAGTCGGGCATAACCTTCTTGCACATTGTCAGGGAAAGATTAATGTGAATTTATCATCGATTCTTTGCTTGGCACAGCCTGCGATTGCATCTTTGTATTCCTTTGTAATTTTTTCAGAGAGACTTTCAATAAAAGAAATAATAGGAATCATCATAGTGATAGCAGGGGTTTATCTTGTCAAGGCACAGTATGATGAGAAAGAATACAATTATAAGGCATCGATTAAAAATGAAGATCAGATTGATGAAGTATCCGAAAGGACTTTGTGA
- a CDS encoding PLP-dependent aminotransferase family protein: MQIYHQIKDEIINGTRKEGDILTGSRELARTLHVSRNTVDNAYSQLLAEGYLIPKKGSGHMIASLPELKGQYPHQACEFTEKHTLKSEMKSHPSVLYDLTNSSHTSDLFPKSLWKRYTLECLEMLDHEKKLAVYLDKQGELYLRRNLLSYLKRIRGVHCNENQIVITCGIQHSLDLVCQLLCDEKITILMEEPGYHKAAVVFQNNGLEIQSVPIDEDGIIVSKLPSSPKNQVLYSTPSHQFPTGVTMPIGRRFELLKWAKSNHAYILEDDFDSELRYYAKPIPSLQSIDMNDTVIYIGTFSKALSPSIRMGYMILPPQLLKIYLDKFQYYNSMIPILNQYVIAHLIQTGEYDRHVRRLNHVFRKRLERFLEEFSDVSEKVSISCNGSGQYFLLEFSAMANQDALIRKALEHGVRVYSTMQFWQEKADCPPNTLFLGFSKINLTDIPDCVKRLKTAWSEWL, encoded by the coding sequence ATGCAAATTTACCACCAAATCAAAGATGAAATCATCAATGGAACGAGGAAAGAAGGTGACATCTTAACAGGAAGCAGGGAGTTGGCCCGCACCTTACACGTAAGCCGAAATACCGTCGATAACGCTTACAGTCAACTATTAGCTGAGGGGTATCTAATCCCCAAGAAAGGCAGCGGGCATATGATTGCCAGTTTGCCTGAATTGAAGGGGCAGTATCCTCATCAAGCATGCGAATTTACGGAAAAGCACACTTTAAAAAGTGAGATGAAATCACATCCGAGTGTTCTCTACGACTTGACAAACAGCAGCCACACCAGTGATCTCTTCCCAAAATCACTTTGGAAACGATATACTTTAGAATGTTTGGAAATGCTAGATCACGAAAAAAAATTAGCTGTGTATTTAGACAAGCAAGGCGAGTTGTATTTAAGGCGTAACCTGCTTTCATACCTTAAACGAATCAGAGGTGTCCACTGCAATGAAAACCAGATTGTAATTACTTGTGGAATCCAACATTCATTAGACCTTGTCTGCCAACTGCTCTGTGACGAGAAGATTACAATTTTAATGGAAGAGCCCGGCTATCACAAGGCAGCTGTTGTATTTCAAAATAACGGATTGGAAATTCAATCAGTGCCGATTGATGAAGATGGCATTATCGTTTCAAAGTTGCCTTCTTCACCTAAAAATCAGGTGTTATACTCAACGCCGTCTCATCAGTTTCCCACGGGTGTGACAATGCCGATCGGCAGGCGTTTTGAATTGCTAAAATGGGCTAAGAGCAACCACGCTTACATTTTAGAAGATGATTTTGACAGTGAATTGCGTTATTATGCAAAACCAATTCCCTCGCTGCAATCCATAGATATGAATGACACAGTCATTTATATCGGAACTTTTTCAAAGGCTCTGTCCCCCTCCATCCGAATGGGATATATGATTCTGCCTCCACAATTACTAAAAATATATTTGGACAAGTTTCAATACTATAACAGTATGATACCGATTTTAAATCAATATGTAATCGCACATTTGATACAAACCGGCGAATATGATCGGCATGTCAGACGGCTGAATCATGTATTCCGCAAACGATTAGAACGATTTCTTGAAGAATTTTCAGATGTAAGCGAAAAAGTAAGCATCTCATGTAACGGAAGCGGACAATATTTTCTGCTGGAGTTCTCTGCAATGGCAAATCAAGATGCACTCATTCGTAAGGCGTTAGAGCATGGGGTCAGAGTATACTCAACCATGCAGTTTTGGCAGGAGAAAGCAGACTGTCCTCCAAACACACTGTTTCTAGGATTTAGTAAAATAAATTTAACGGACATCCCTGACTGTGTAAAACGATTAAAAACAGCTTGGTCAGAATGGCTCTAA
- a CDS encoding class I SAM-dependent methyltransferase, which yields MLNQIRKILEKPPLYAKSEAAFWNDEHISKQMLKAHLDPEFEGASRKLDFIEKSVTWISTLVPSSKHPLLLDVGCGPGIYAEKFSKGKYQVTGIDFSRRSIEYAKQSAQAQGLSISYFYENYLIMDLKQHFDFATMIYCDYGALSTVDRRIIMKKVYQHLKPGGKFLLDVFSMAKYNDFQEMRTWEICRNGGFWNENEYIILNGNYKYSDAVTLEQISIISNDKTTAYYLWNTYFTKETLIKEAEQSGFHVCKVFGNVAGDSYHKDNFTLAILLEK from the coding sequence ATGCTAAATCAAATCCGCAAAATCTTAGAAAAACCACCTCTTTATGCAAAGTCGGAAGCAGCGTTCTGGAATGATGAACATATTTCCAAACAAATGCTGAAAGCCCACCTTGATCCTGAATTTGAAGGGGCAAGCAGAAAATTAGACTTTATAGAAAAGTCTGTTACATGGATATCAACCCTAGTCCCCTCATCCAAGCATCCTCTGCTTCTCGATGTCGGGTGCGGCCCCGGTATATATGCTGAAAAATTTTCAAAGGGAAAGTATCAGGTGACGGGTATTGATTTTTCAAGGCGGTCAATCGAATATGCAAAACAATCAGCACAAGCTCAAGGTTTAAGCATTTCTTATTTCTACGAAAACTATTTGATTATGGATTTAAAACAGCACTTTGATTTTGCAACCATGATCTATTGCGATTACGGGGCATTATCAACAGTGGACAGACGAATTATTATGAAGAAAGTATATCAACACCTAAAACCCGGAGGAAAATTCTTGTTAGATGTTTTTTCAATGGCTAAGTATAATGACTTTCAAGAAATGCGTACTTGGGAGATCTGCCGCAACGGTGGATTTTGGAACGAAAATGAATATATTATTCTGAATGGAAATTATAAATATTCCGATGCTGTAACACTGGAGCAAATATCGATTATTTCAAATGATAAAACTACTGCTTACTATTTATGGAATACCTATTTTACAAAAGAAACTTTAATAAAAGAAGCAGAACAATCCGGATTTCACGTATGTAAAGTATTTGGCAATGTTGCGGGTGACTCTTATCATAAGGATAATTTTACTCTCGCAATACTTCTAGAAAAATAG
- a CDS encoding CD3324 family protein, with protein MKYINAKLLLPDALVKELQCYIQGGYIYVPASEERHRCWGELTGYKEELKQRNKKIVEAYNNGSSIKYLAEKHYLSVYTIRKIIYQK; from the coding sequence ATGAAATATATAAACGCAAAGCTACTTCTTCCCGATGCGTTGGTTAAGGAATTGCAATGCTATATACAAGGAGGCTACATTTACGTACCTGCAAGTGAAGAGCGACACCGATGTTGGGGAGAATTAACCGGTTACAAAGAAGAATTGAAGCAAAGAAATAAGAAGATAGTCGAAGCATATAACAATGGTTCTTCTATCAAATATCTTGCTGAAAAACATTACCTATCCGTCTATACGATTCGAAAAATCATCTATCAAAAATAA
- a CDS encoding CatB-related O-acetyltransferase produces MNDLKTQIYPRSGDKETIYLKPIISNPNISIGDFSMYNDFINDPRLFEKNNVLYQYPINHDKLIIGKFCSIACGAKFIFNSANHTMSSLSTYPFPIFYEEWELDRKDVSNAWDNKGDIVIGSDVWIGYEAVILSGVTIGDGAIIGARAVVTKDVPPYTIIGGIPAKPLKKRFQEAVISSLLKIEWWNWPKEKITQNISAIQSGNIKELERLSSFNNFDSDSI; encoded by the coding sequence ATGAATGATTTAAAGACACAGATATATCCCCGTTCAGGAGATAAAGAAACAATTTATTTAAAGCCTATCATATCAAATCCAAATATATCAATCGGTGATTTTTCAATGTATAACGATTTCATCAATGACCCAAGGCTATTTGAAAAGAACAACGTATTGTACCAATACCCTATCAATCATGACAAACTTATAATCGGTAAATTTTGTTCCATTGCTTGTGGTGCCAAATTTATCTTTAATAGTGCAAATCACACCATGTCTTCATTATCCACCTACCCTTTTCCTATATTCTATGAAGAATGGGAATTAGACCGCAAAGATGTTTCTAATGCTTGGGATAATAAAGGAGATATTGTCATTGGCAGCGATGTCTGGATCGGCTATGAAGCTGTCATATTATCGGGAGTTACCATTGGTGATGGAGCAATCATAGGCGCCCGTGCAGTCGTTACAAAAGATGTTCCCCCGTATACAATTATTGGCGGCATCCCTGCTAAGCCCCTAAAAAAACGGTTTCAAGAAGCGGTTATCTCTTCTCTGCTTAAGATTGAATGGTGGAATTGGCCTAAAGAGAAAATCACTCAAAATATCAGTGCAATTCAATCTGGCAATATAAAAGAACTGGAACGTCTTTCCTCTTTTAATAATTTTGACTCTGACAGTATATAA
- a CDS encoding helix-turn-helix transcriptional regulator, whose protein sequence is MYEWQKQIQMIVDEIDKCIKNHNGEALTLRFLSRKLGYSEFYTTKKFKEISGMQFRDYLRHRKLAFALKEVRDTERSILDIAFDYGFSSHEAFTRAFKQTYSITPSEYRKEPKPVVLRTKINPFDRYFLGLGEIGMIKSTDQVKTYFITIPAHKFLHIKNYESNGYWDFWQKQSLIPGQDCETICGLLDSIKGKLDDNGGDDTNSDNGQIMAYINDPDGRLCDWGIPRTECYGVRLPHDYKGEVPPQMLMIDIPEAEYIVFEHGPFDYEQECRSVEEKIENAMATFDFSDTGYCFDTSPGRILYFSFNPEYFWKYIRPVRKV, encoded by the coding sequence ATGTACGAGTGGCAGAAGCAAATTCAAATGATTGTTGATGAAATTGACAAATGCATTAAAAATCACAATGGTGAAGCCTTGACGCTGCGCTTTCTTTCCCGCAAACTAGGATATTCTGAATTTTATACAACGAAAAAATTTAAAGAAATATCGGGTATGCAATTTAGGGATTATCTACGGCATAGAAAGTTAGCCTTTGCACTAAAGGAAGTTCGCGATACGGAAAGAAGCATCTTAGATATTGCTTTTGATTACGGCTTTTCCTCACATGAAGCCTTTACCAGGGCTTTCAAGCAGACATACAGTATCACTCCGAGTGAATACCGAAAAGAGCCTAAGCCCGTCGTTCTTCGTACTAAAATAAACCCTTTCGACCGCTACTTTTTAGGACTTGGAGAGATTGGTATGATAAAATCCACAGATCAGGTTAAAACTTATTTTATAACCATTCCTGCACACAAATTTTTGCATATTAAAAACTATGAAAGCAATGGATATTGGGATTTTTGGCAAAAGCAAAGTTTGATTCCGGGGCAGGATTGTGAAACAATTTGCGGTTTACTCGATAGTATCAAGGGCAAATTGGATGACAATGGCGGAGACGATACGAACAGCGATAACGGTCAGATTATGGCATATATTAATGACCCGGACGGCAGACTCTGCGATTGGGGTATTCCACGTACAGAGTGTTATGGTGTACGTCTTCCCCATGATTATAAAGGTGAAGTACCCCCACAAATGCTTATGATTGATATTCCCGAAGCTGAGTATATCGTCTTTGAGCATGGACCATTCGATTACGAGCAGGAATGCCGCAGCGTGGAGGAAAAGATAGAAAACGCAATGGCTACTTTTGATTTTTCCGATACTGGCTACTGCTTTGACACTTCCCCTGGTAGAATACTTTACTTTTCATTTAATCCGGAATATTTCTGGAAGTATATCAGACCTGTGCGAAAAGTATAA
- a CDS encoding AraC family transcriptional regulator gives MITNVYINRAIEYILEHINENISVDDIASHCNFSRYYFSRMFKMETGENIYGFIKRIRMKQSAFRLKVEKDRSITDISCDYGYSSSNYSSVFKQHYNLSPIEFRRSIMQKSLSNPLFSNSSIGFESFHECSEKISIEILKDFSVIYERYKGNYGDLSIHWAEFQEKYKQYITEETLFLERTYDDPSITNIDECLYEICISASKDCRVKNVYVLKGGKFAVYHFKGFVKQIYTAFQSIFNVWLPQSNCDIDDRYGFEIYRKIDGASMYMEIDLCIPIK, from the coding sequence ATGATAACAAATGTATATATAAACCGTGCTATCGAGTATATCCTAGAACACATCAATGAAAATATATCGGTTGATGACATTGCCTCTCATTGCAATTTTTCAAGATATTACTTTTCCAGAATGTTTAAAATGGAGACAGGAGAAAACATATATGGATTTATTAAGCGAATCAGAATGAAGCAAAGTGCCTTTCGGCTAAAGGTTGAGAAAGACAGGAGCATCACTGATATCAGCTGTGATTATGGTTACAGTTCATCAAACTACAGCTCTGTCTTTAAACAACATTACAATTTATCTCCAATTGAATTTCGCCGCAGTATTATGCAAAAATCTTTATCGAACCCACTATTCAGCAATTCTTCCATAGGATTTGAATCTTTTCATGAATGCAGCGAAAAAATATCTATAGAAATTCTTAAAGATTTTTCAGTTATCTATGAACGTTATAAAGGAAATTATGGGGACTTATCAATTCATTGGGCAGAGTTTCAAGAAAAATACAAACAGTATATTACTGAAGAGACGTTATTTCTCGAACGCACCTATGATGATCCGTCCATCACCAATATAGACGAATGCCTTTATGAGATCTGCATATCTGCCTCTAAAGACTGTAGAGTTAAAAATGTCTATGTTCTTAAAGGTGGAAAATTTGCTGTCTACCACTTTAAAGGTTTTGTCAAACAGATATACACTGCTTTTCAAAGCATCTTCAATGTGTGGCTGCCGCAAAGCAACTGTGACATTGATGACCGTTACGGTTTCGAAATTTATAGAAAGATAGACGGTGCGTCTATGTATATGGAAATTGATCTTTGTATTCCTATAAAATAG
- a CDS encoding MATE family efflux transporter, translating to MNLENIQNNKIKTILQFSIPSIIAMVLTSLITVADGFFIGNYVGKEGLAAVNLGLPIVYLYLAVGLMVSVGGVATAGMALGGKDIRTCNRIFNQTIGTAVAATVLLSLIMLLCIEPMLQLLDADMQVAGFFKDYYGIMLLELPIMVINTSFGMFIRGEGKPQYFMQVNILSVFLNILLDYLFVRWTDWGVKGVAVSSLLAAVVTLLCILYFFIKKSNVYKFRRFNFSKEVLKDTLLNGSSEFVGEMSMSISMFAYNYVILKNIGVDGVTAFTIVGYIAYLFSMVVIGFGQGASPLISFTYGAKEHLLAASLRKITNFMVLLAGAVLILLVLLGSGWYSSLFVKSNVVEQMVNSGIMIYAASFLFSGINVITSFYFTSIGKAKESAIISSARGLVILLICIFTLPPLLGMTGVWIVAPLTELLTLFLSLFFIEQESKIIQ from the coding sequence ATGAATTTAGAAAACATCCAAAACAACAAAATCAAAACAATTTTGCAATTTTCGATTCCATCGATTATTGCAATGGTGCTGACCTCACTGATTACGGTCGCCGACGGATTCTTTATCGGAAACTATGTGGGGAAAGAAGGTCTTGCTGCGGTTAACTTAGGACTACCGATAGTCTATTTGTACCTTGCAGTTGGACTTATGGTGTCAGTAGGTGGTGTTGCAACCGCCGGGATGGCTCTTGGCGGTAAAGATATTAGAACGTGCAATCGTATTTTCAATCAGACTATAGGTACGGCAGTTGCTGCAACGGTTCTGCTCAGCCTTATTATGCTGCTCTGCATTGAACCAATGCTTCAACTTTTAGATGCAGATATGCAAGTGGCAGGCTTTTTCAAAGATTATTACGGTATTATGCTGCTGGAACTTCCGATTATGGTAATAAACACATCCTTTGGTATGTTTATTCGCGGAGAAGGAAAACCGCAGTATTTCATGCAAGTCAACATTTTAAGCGTATTTCTTAACATCCTGCTCGATTATTTGTTTGTCCGCTGGACCGACTGGGGTGTAAAAGGCGTCGCTGTTTCTTCATTGCTTGCAGCTGTCGTTACCCTTTTATGCATCCTCTATTTTTTCATTAAGAAATCAAATGTGTACAAATTCCGTAGATTTAATTTTTCCAAGGAAGTATTAAAAGACACACTGCTCAATGGCAGTTCAGAATTTGTTGGTGAAATGTCGATGAGCATTTCTATGTTTGCCTATAACTATGTGATACTAAAAAATATCGGCGTGGATGGTGTAACCGCATTTACGATAGTAGGTTATATTGCCTATCTCTTCAGCATGGTGGTTATCGGTTTTGGGCAAGGGGCAAGCCCTCTCATAAGCTTTACTTATGGCGCAAAAGAACATCTGCTGGCAGCAAGTCTGCGTAAGATCACCAACTTCATGGTCCTCCTTGCAGGAGCAGTTTTAATTTTACTCGTGCTGCTTGGCTCTGGGTGGTATAGCAGCCTGTTTGTAAAAAGTAATGTCGTGGAGCAGATGGTGAATTCAGGCATAATGATCTATGCGGCTTCGTTCCTGTTTTCAGGCATCAATGTAATTACTTCGTTTTACTTTACATCAATTGGGAAGGCAAAGGAGTCCGCTATCATATCTTCTGCAAGAGGCTTGGTCATTCTACTGATTTGCATTTTTACTCTGCCTCCACTACTAGGTATGACAGGAGTATGGATAGTCGCACCGCTTACAGAATTGCTGACCTTATTTTTGAGCTTGTTTTTTATAGAGCAAGAGAGCAAAATCATACAATAA